The following proteins are encoded in a genomic region of Roseinatronobacter sp. S2:
- a CDS encoding transglutaminase domain-containing protein — protein MLHKFDFSQNVTVSEGYFFDSLLGLYLGSSAQSVFKHGKIQTLTEGQTLSVPSSDQLCILLQGVLTHDHGWLSPGCHFRDLAQPLTVKGAQAVIWVLDMASAHWLKRAHSYLRTALDGALSAAERAVAASTPPRDLPDPETLCDVDHPTIRRRAARLLRTTEEATAQAVFAFVQAMPYRFGNWQERASDTLARGSGMCTTKANLQVALMRACGLEAGFAEVPMEMSVLGKLMPDAWLPMMRPKVRHYFGAVKLSGRWHAADSSYNDDSMRIYLEQIPGFDFLLPACISNGAPYSPAHSHDGLDMFDIAVVPHLNEEMSKKSRFSPMQFEALNTRLDRAQGCWQKWVAADHPDLQADEHQGGRVA, from the coding sequence ATGCTGCATAAATTCGACTTTTCACAGAACGTCACTGTTTCTGAGGGATACTTTTTCGACAGTTTGTTAGGTCTTTATCTGGGCAGTTCTGCACAGTCGGTATTCAAGCATGGCAAAATTCAGACATTGACCGAAGGGCAAACCTTGTCTGTGCCTTCGTCCGACCAGCTTTGCATTCTGCTTCAGGGTGTGTTGACACATGACCACGGCTGGCTAAGCCCCGGATGTCATTTTCGCGACCTTGCACAACCGCTGACGGTCAAAGGGGCGCAGGCTGTGATCTGGGTGTTGGACATGGCCAGTGCGCATTGGCTGAAGCGCGCGCACAGCTATCTGCGCACAGCGCTTGACGGGGCACTGTCTGCCGCCGAACGTGCGGTTGCCGCATCGACACCCCCGCGCGATCTGCCGGACCCCGAAACCCTGTGCGATGTGGACCACCCCACAATTCGCAGGCGCGCAGCCCGCCTGCTGCGCACAACCGAAGAAGCGACCGCGCAAGCAGTATTCGCGTTCGTTCAGGCCATGCCCTACCGTTTCGGGAACTGGCAGGAACGTGCATCGGACACATTGGCGCGCGGGTCGGGCATGTGCACCACCAAAGCCAATTTGCAGGTTGCGCTGATGCGCGCTTGCGGGCTGGAGGCAGGTTTTGCCGAAGTGCCCATGGAAATGAGCGTTCTGGGCAAACTGATGCCAGATGCGTGGTTGCCGATGATGCGCCCGAAAGTGCGGCACTATTTCGGTGCGGTCAAACTGAGCGGGCGCTGGCATGCGGCTGATTCGTCCTATAACGATGACAGCATGCGCATTTATCTGGAACAGATTCCCGGCTTTGATTTCCTTTTGCCTGCGTGCATTTCCAACGGTGCGCCCTATAGCCCTGCGCATTCGCATGATGGGCTGGACATGTTCGACATCGCGGTCGTCCCGCATCTGAACGAGGAAATGAGCAAGAAAAGCCGCTTCTCCCCCATGCAGTTCGAGGCATTGAACACGCGGCTGGACCGTGCGCAGGGATGCTGGCAGAAATGGGTTGCGGCGGATCATCCGGATTTGCAGGCAGATGAACACCAAGGCGGACGCGTTGCATGA
- a CDS encoding metallophosphoesterase, which translates to MRSYAIGDIHGQVGLLQQAHALIEHDRKACRDADAPVIHLGDLVDRGPDSAGVIRLLREGVGGGAPWVVLKGNHDRLFTRFLTDAGWRDPNIREGLTYLDPLIGGAETLMSYGLYRPTSFHIKTVRTNALAQVPPEDIAFLDSCPLMYHHGDALFVHAGIRPGVPLPQQAEQDLLWIRDPFLMDTRDHGPLVVHGHTAIPCPMHYRNRVNLDSRAGYGGPLTVAVIEGRQVFILTESGRVPLLPR; encoded by the coding sequence ATGCGCAGTTATGCGATTGGCGACATTCACGGGCAAGTGGGGCTGCTGCAACAGGCCCATGCGCTGATCGAACATGACCGCAAGGCCTGCCGTGACGCTGATGCGCCGGTGATCCATCTGGGTGATCTGGTGGACAGGGGGCCGGACAGCGCAGGCGTGATCCGCCTGCTGCGCGAAGGTGTCGGCGGGGGCGCGCCATGGGTGGTGCTGAAGGGCAACCATGACCGGCTTTTCACCCGTTTTCTGACAGATGCAGGCTGGCGCGACCCCAATATCCGCGAGGGACTGACCTATCTGGATCCGCTGATTGGCGGTGCAGAAACGCTTATGTCCTATGGGCTGTATCGTCCGACGTCATTTCACATCAAGACGGTGCGCACCAATGCACTGGCGCAGGTTCCCCCCGAGGATATTGCGTTTCTGGACTCCTGCCCCCTGATGTATCACCATGGCGATGCCTTGTTCGTGCATGCAGGCATTCGCCCCGGTGTGCCCTTGCCCCAACAGGCCGAGCAGGATTTGCTGTGGATTCGCGACCCGTTCCTGATGGACACGCGCGATCACGGCCCGTTGGTGGTGCATGGGCACACGGCAATTCCATGCCCGATGCACTATCGCAACAGGGTTAATCTGGACAGTCGCGCAGGGTATGGCGGGCCGCTGACGGTCGCCGTGATCGAAGGGCGGCAAGTCTTTATATTGACGGAATCGGGGCGCGTGCCACTTTTGCCACGATAG
- a CDS encoding TniQ family protein has protein sequence MTRLALNLKPQKDETIMSFVSRLAAKNGPSCVQDFCLDLGLNWRKLIYSDDAELSKLATLTGIDESELMPMALVEIDRRRCLLHGQLVASRSFLRSEQKLCPACVHEDKENSGTFGVFGRREWMLTSFRICPIHSCQLVTLPTAVFPHHPCDFFRRYEAGYGQTVGQMSESGTSQSSIWECYLRERLSGIIGDRWIDQFDLDAAMRIAQNFGVLLAHGSSAREAKLSQAELSQACHAGFVATSEGVGKVVSAMTSVYEKSPSKAQGFFTDFGLFSRWCARVFEDERYAPMIDVFTQFAFENYPVSTGDTIYGRVCKGRKWHNCSSAAEEFGGTAQRISKIVEILGLGEKRPGKDRIFRAEDAKDALPDLLRCIPRIQCIHRLGIAGSLFDRLVQRKFIQPKYDLPNVAPLYDPDEIDGFMSSARENTRLVSAPSKGVLDLKTVCSAAACFTDEVLTQVLAGNLKEAEWVETETGLGALRFKLEDVRDALEVEPIADLTKNEVRSALCVNAPTVKMLIDSNKLKSTVSRHTRSRRPRRVVKRSEVDKFLVEYVSLGELAKKEGIQANWVAAKLARDNIFPIDLPSEYSKLYIRSTIEA, from the coding sequence ATGACGCGGCTCGCTTTGAACCTGAAGCCTCAGAAGGACGAGACAATCATGTCGTTCGTATCGCGCCTGGCGGCCAAAAATGGACCGAGTTGTGTGCAAGACTTCTGCCTAGATCTGGGGTTAAACTGGCGGAAGTTAATCTATTCTGATGACGCTGAACTCAGTAAGTTGGCAACTCTCACTGGCATCGACGAAAGTGAGTTGATGCCCATGGCCTTGGTTGAAATTGATCGGCGGCGCTGCCTATTGCATGGACAACTCGTGGCCTCGCGGAGTTTTCTGCGGAGCGAACAAAAGCTCTGTCCGGCTTGTGTACACGAAGATAAAGAAAACAGCGGAACGTTTGGAGTGTTTGGTCGACGGGAATGGATGCTTACGTCATTCCGTATTTGTCCGATCCACAGCTGTCAGCTAGTTACGCTACCTACCGCCGTTTTCCCGCATCATCCCTGCGACTTTTTCCGCAGATATGAGGCGGGTTACGGGCAGACAGTTGGTCAAATGAGTGAATCAGGCACAAGCCAATCTTCCATTTGGGAATGCTATCTCCGCGAGCGTTTATCGGGAATAATCGGTGACAGATGGATCGACCAGTTTGACTTAGATGCTGCAATGAGGATCGCTCAGAACTTTGGTGTATTGCTGGCGCACGGATCGAGCGCACGAGAGGCAAAGCTTAGCCAAGCGGAGCTTTCACAGGCTTGCCACGCAGGTTTTGTCGCAACATCTGAGGGCGTAGGTAAAGTTGTTTCAGCCATGACCAGCGTCTATGAAAAATCGCCGAGCAAGGCTCAAGGTTTTTTTACCGATTTCGGTTTGTTTTCGAGATGGTGCGCCAGAGTTTTTGAAGATGAGCGATACGCGCCGATGATCGACGTGTTCACCCAGTTCGCCTTCGAAAACTACCCTGTTTCAACAGGGGACACGATTTATGGTCGGGTTTGCAAAGGGCGCAAATGGCACAACTGTAGCAGCGCGGCCGAAGAGTTTGGCGGAACTGCCCAGCGGATCTCAAAGATAGTCGAGATCTTGGGTCTTGGAGAAAAAAGACCCGGGAAAGATCGCATTTTCCGTGCTGAAGATGCAAAGGATGCTCTTCCAGATCTGCTCCGGTGCATACCGCGCATTCAGTGCATTCATCGGCTTGGGATCGCAGGATCTCTTTTTGATCGACTTGTCCAGCGCAAGTTCATTCAACCGAAGTATGACCTCCCAAATGTTGCGCCGTTATACGACCCGGACGAAATTGATGGTTTTATGTCCAGCGCTCGAGAGAACACCAGATTAGTTTCTGCGCCTTCCAAAGGCGTGCTGGATCTGAAAACTGTATGTAGTGCAGCCGCCTGCTTTACAGACGAGGTTTTAACCCAAGTGCTGGCGGGAAATCTGAAAGAAGCGGAGTGGGTTGAAACTGAAACTGGACTGGGGGCGCTACGCTTCAAGCTTGAAGATGTACGAGATGCTCTCGAGGTTGAACCAATCGCTGACCTAACAAAAAATGAAGTGAGGTCGGCGTTGTGTGTGAACGCCCCAACGGTCAAAATGTTGATTGATAGCAATAAACTGAAATCCACGGTGAGCCGTCATACTCGGAGTCGGCGGCCAAGGCGCGTTGTGAAGAGATCCGAAGTGGACAAGTTTTTGGTGGAATATGTTTCGCTGGGTGAATTGGCGAAAAAGGAAGGAATTCAAGCAAACTGGGTTGCCGCCAAGTTAGCGAGAGACAACATCTTTCCAATCGATCTTCCGTCGGAGTACAGTAAGCTATATATTCGCTCGACAATCGAAGCTTAG
- the serB gene encoding phosphoserine phosphatase SerB, translating to MYVATLLTNPANPLLDATTVESLRNAWGGGVAEWLNPGVAAEFPLDTRPENQWQVWQDLQTQGIDLALQPVQGRQKHMLLADMDSTMIEQECIDELADEAGVGAYVAGITARAMNGELEFEDALRERVALLKGLDESVIAKVLETRITFTPGGRELIATMKGRGAYAVLVSGGFTAFTTHVAETLGFDENRANTLLVDGGKLTGTVAEPILGRDAKVAALDEITARLGLQASDVLAVGDGANDLGMLGRAGAGVALHAKPAVAAQCDLRINHGDLTALLYLQGYRIDDFVSDL from the coding sequence ATGTATGTCGCCACACTGCTGACCAACCCCGCCAACCCCTTGCTTGATGCCACCACTGTAGAATCCCTGCGCAATGCGTGGGGCGGGGGCGTCGCGGAATGGCTGAACCCCGGTGTGGCGGCAGAATTTCCATTGGACACGCGCCCTGAAAACCAATGGCAGGTCTGGCAGGATTTGCAGACCCAAGGCATTGATCTGGCGCTTCAGCCTGTGCAGGGTCGGCAAAAACACATGCTGCTTGCTGATATGGACAGCACCATGATTGAACAGGAATGCATTGACGAACTGGCGGATGAAGCTGGCGTGGGGGCCTATGTCGCGGGAATCACCGCGCGCGCCATGAATGGCGAGCTGGAGTTTGAAGATGCCCTGCGCGAACGGGTGGCCCTGCTGAAGGGGCTGGATGAAAGCGTCATTGCCAAGGTCTTGGAAACGCGCATCACCTTTACCCCCGGCGGGCGCGAATTGATCGCCACGATGAAAGGGCGCGGCGCGTATGCCGTTCTGGTATCAGGCGGGTTCACGGCCTTTACCACCCATGTGGCCGAAACCTTGGGGTTTGACGAAAACCGCGCCAATACGCTGCTGGTCGACGGGGGCAAGCTGACCGGCACCGTGGCTGAACCGATTCTGGGCCGCGACGCCAAGGTCGCGGCACTGGATGAAATTACCGCGCGTCTGGGCCTACAGGCCAGTGATGTGCTGGCCGTTGGCGACGGGGCCAATGATCTGGGCATGCTGGGGCGCGCGGGCGCGGGTGTCGCGCTGCATGCCAAACCGGCGGTGGCCGCGCAATGCGACTTGCGCATCAATCATGGCGATCTGACAGCGCTTTTGTATCTGCAAGGCTACCGGATTGATGATTTTGTAAGCGATCTGTGA
- a CDS encoding M20 aminoacylase family protein, whose protein sequence is MPIKNRFAELLPEITAWRRDFHAHPEILYECHRTAGIVAQKLREFGCDEVVEGIGGTGVVGVIRGRKADSGRVVGLRADMDALPIHEATGLDYASKEAGKMHACGHDGHTAMLLGAAKYLTETRSFDGTVVVIFQPAEEGGGGGRAMCEDGLMDRFGIHEVYGMHNWPGVAPGTFSIRPGAFFAATDQFEIVVEGRGGHAAKPHECIDTTVVAAHIVTAMQTIASRNADPTKEMVVSVTSFVTGSQAFNVIPQTVTLRGTVRTLSADMRELAEARITALAEHAATAFGAKAQVKYMRGYPVMINTDTETEYAAQAARSVSGACDDAPLVMGGEDFAYMLEERPGAYILVGNGDTASVHHPEYDFNDDAIPAGCSFWVELAEQRLPLA, encoded by the coding sequence ATGCCGATCAAAAACCGTTTTGCCGAACTGCTGCCGGAAATCACGGCCTGGCGCAGGGATTTCCACGCCCATCCCGAAATCCTGTATGAATGCCACCGCACCGCCGGAATCGTCGCACAAAAGCTGCGCGAATTCGGCTGCGATGAGGTGGTTGAAGGGATCGGCGGCACCGGCGTTGTCGGCGTCATACGCGGGCGCAAGGCCGATTCCGGCCGCGTCGTGGGGCTGCGCGCCGATATGGACGCGCTGCCGATTCACGAAGCGACAGGGTTGGACTATGCATCCAAGGAAGCGGGCAAAATGCATGCCTGTGGGCATGACGGGCACACGGCAATGCTGCTGGGCGCCGCGAAATATCTGACGGAAACGCGCAGCTTTGACGGGACCGTTGTTGTGATCTTTCAGCCCGCCGAAGAAGGTGGCGGCGGTGGGCGCGCCATGTGCGAAGACGGGCTTATGGACCGCTTCGGCATCCATGAAGTGTATGGCATGCATAACTGGCCCGGTGTTGCGCCGGGGACATTCAGCATTCGGCCGGGCGCATTCTTTGCAGCGACAGACCAGTTCGAAATTGTCGTTGAAGGGCGCGGCGGTCATGCCGCCAAACCGCATGAATGCATTGATACAACCGTCGTTGCGGCGCATATCGTGACGGCGATGCAGACTATCGCCAGCCGCAACGCGGACCCGACCAAGGAAATGGTCGTGTCGGTCACATCCTTTGTGACAGGGTCGCAGGCCTTCAACGTGATTCCCCAGACTGTGACCTTGCGCGGGACCGTGCGGACCCTAAGCGCCGATATGCGCGAGCTGGCAGAGGCACGCATCACGGCACTGGCCGAACATGCCGCCACCGCGTTCGGGGCCAAGGCGCAGGTCAAATACATGCGCGGCTATCCGGTGATGATTAACACAGATACAGAAACCGAATATGCCGCACAGGCCGCGCGCAGCGTGTCAGGTGCCTGCGATGACGCCCCCCTTGTCATGGGCGGCGAGGATTTCGCCTATATGCTGGAAGAACGCCCCGGCGCGTATATTCTTGTGGGCAACGGCGACACCGC
- the serA gene encoding phosphoglycerate dehydrogenase — MAPKVLVSDKLSETAVQIFRDRGIDVTFDPSIGKDKEKLLSVIGDYDGLAIRSATKVTEKILEAAPNLKVVGRAGIGVDNVDIPAASKKGVIVMNTPFGNSVTTAEHAISLMMAVARQIPEASASTHAGKWEKSRFMGVELTAKTLGVIGAGNIGGIVCDRALGLRMKVVAYDPFLSEERATKLGVTKVELDELLARADFITLHVPLTDKTRNILSAENLAKTKKGVRIVNCARGGLVDEAALAEALKSGHVAGAGFDVFEVEPATDSPLFNLPNVVVTPHLGASTTEAQENVALQVAEQMSDYLLTGAVQNALNMPSVTAEEARVMGPWVKLASHLGAFAGQLTDEPIQAINILYDGAVSEMNLDALGCAAIAGIMKATNPDVNMVSAPVVAKERGVKISRTTQAKSGVFDAYIKLTVVTEGRERSIAGTVFSDGKPRFIQIKGITIDAEVGEHMLYTTNDDVPGIIGALGQTMGENGVNIANFTLGRSDSGRDAIALLYLDAPAPDTVLNKLRATGLFRQVRPLVFDVN; from the coding sequence ATGGCACCCAAAGTTCTCGTATCTGACAAACTGTCCGAAACCGCTGTGCAAATTTTCCGCGACCGCGGCATTGATGTGACGTTTGATCCGTCCATCGGCAAGGACAAGGAAAAACTGCTGTCCGTCATTGGCGACTATGACGGGCTGGCCATCCGGTCCGCCACCAAAGTGACTGAAAAAATCCTGGAAGCCGCGCCCAACCTGAAAGTTGTGGGTCGCGCCGGTATCGGGGTCGACAATGTCGACATTCCCGCCGCGTCGAAAAAAGGTGTGATCGTGATGAACACGCCTTTCGGCAATTCTGTCACGACCGCAGAACACGCGATTTCGCTGATGATGGCCGTTGCGCGCCAGATCCCCGAAGCCAGCGCATCCACCCATGCCGGAAAATGGGAAAAATCGCGTTTCATGGGGGTTGAGCTGACAGCCAAAACCTTGGGCGTTATCGGTGCGGGCAATATTGGCGGCATCGTGTGCGACCGCGCGCTGGGCCTGCGCATGAAGGTTGTGGCCTATGACCCGTTCCTGAGCGAGGAACGCGCGACCAAACTGGGCGTGACCAAGGTGGAACTGGACGAATTGCTGGCGCGCGCCGATTTCATCACCCTGCATGTGCCGCTGACCGACAAGACCCGCAACATCCTGTCTGCCGAAAACCTGGCGAAAACCAAGAAAGGCGTGCGCATTGTCAACTGCGCCCGTGGCGGTCTGGTGGACGAAGCGGCGCTGGCCGAGGCGCTGAAATCCGGCCATGTTGCCGGTGCGGGCTTTGACGTGTTCGAAGTGGAACCCGCGACCGACAGCCCGCTGTTCAACCTGCCCAACGTTGTTGTCACCCCCCATCTGGGTGCAAGCACAACCGAAGCGCAGGAAAATGTGGCGCTGCAAGTGGCTGAACAGATGTCGGACTACCTGCTGACAGGTGCTGTGCAGAACGCGCTGAACATGCCGTCCGTCACGGCCGAAGAAGCGCGCGTGATGGGGCCGTGGGTGAAACTGGCCAGCCATCTGGGGGCCTTCGCAGGCCAGCTGACAGATGAGCCGATTCAGGCCATCAACATCCTGTATGACGGGGCCGTGTCGGAAATGAACCTTGACGCGCTGGGATGTGCGGCGATTGCGGGCATTATGAAGGCCACCAATCCCGACGTGAACATGGTGTCCGCGCCCGTTGTGGCCAAAGAACGCGGCGTCAAGATTTCGCGCACCACGCAGGCAAAATCGGGCGTGTTTGATGCCTATATCAAGCTGACCGTGGTGACTGAAGGGCGCGAACGTTCCATCGCGGGCACAGTGTTTTCGGACGGCAAGCCGCGCTTCATTCAGATCAAGGGCATCACCATCGACGCCGAAGTGGGCGAGCATATGCTGTATACCACCAATGACGATGTGCCCGGCATTATCGGTGCGCTGGGCCAGACCATGGGCGAGAATGGCGTGAATATCGCCAATTTCACCCTTGGCCGTTCAGATTCGGGGCGTGATGCAATCGCATTGCTGTATCTGGATGCGCCTGCGCCGGATACTGTCTTGAACAAGCTGCGCGCAACGGGCTTGTTCCGTCAGGTGCGCCCGCTGGTTTTTGACGTGAACTAA
- a CDS encoding phosphoserine transaminase, which yields MTIPAQPATRPANPRFSSGPCAKIPTFALEKLADAPLGRSHRAAVGKSKLKAAIDGTREILGIPADYRIGIVPASDTGAVEMAMWSMLGARKATMVAWESFGAGWVTDVVKQLKIDADVKTAEYGQIVDMASIDYDTDVVFTWNGTTSGVRVPNGNAIPDDRNGLTICDATSAAFAMDLPWDKLDVVTFSWQKVMGGEAAHGMLVLSPRAVERLENYTPAWPLPKIFRMTKGGKLIEGIFKGETINTPSMLAVEDYLLALDWAQDIGGLPALIARCDANAGVIADFCAANDWIANLAEDPATASTTSVCLKFTDPAIADGATFAKAVAKRLEAEGVALDIGAYRDAPAGLRIWCGATVEKSDLDALMPWLDWAYHTERAALTAPA from the coding sequence ATGACTATACCCGCACAACCGGCAACGCGCCCGGCAAATCCGCGCTTTTCTTCTGGCCCATGTGCCAAAATCCCGACATTCGCACTGGAAAAACTGGCCGACGCCCCCTTGGGCCGGTCACATCGTGCCGCTGTCGGCAAGTCCAAACTGAAAGCGGCCATTGACGGCACGCGCGAGATTCTGGGCATTCCCGCTGATTACCGCATTGGCATTGTGCCTGCATCTGACACAGGTGCAGTTGAAATGGCCATGTGGTCCATGCTGGGGGCGCGCAAGGCCACGATGGTCGCATGGGAAAGCTTCGGCGCGGGCTGGGTCACAGATGTGGTCAAGCAGTTGAAAATTGACGCCGATGTGAAAACCGCCGAGTATGGCCAGATCGTCGACATGGCCAGCATCGACTATGATACCGACGTGGTGTTCACATGGAATGGCACAACATCCGGCGTGCGTGTCCCCAATGGCAATGCCATCCCCGACGACCGCAATGGTCTGACCATTTGCGATGCGACATCGGCTGCATTTGCGATGGACCTGCCTTGGGACAAGCTGGATGTGGTTACCTTCAGCTGGCAAAAGGTGATGGGCGGTGAAGCCGCGCATGGCATGCTGGTTCTAAGCCCGCGTGCGGTGGAACGGCTGGAAAACTACACCCCCGCATGGCCCCTGCCCAAGATTTTCCGCATGACCAAAGGCGGCAAACTGATCGAGGGTATTTTCAAGGGTGAAACCATCAACACCCCGTCGATGCTGGCGGTAGAAGATTACCTGCTTGCGCTGGACTGGGCGCAAGACATTGGCGGGTTGCCTGCGCTTATTGCGCGCTGCGACGCGAATGCGGGCGTGATTGCGGATTTCTGCGCGGCCAATGACTGGATTGCCAATCTGGCCGAAGACCCGGCAACAGCTTCCACAACATCGGTCTGCCTGAAGTTCACCGATCCCGCGATTGCAGATGGCGCGACTTTCGCCAAAGCGGTGGCCAAACGGCTGGAGGCAGAGGGCGTGGCGCTGGATATCGGCGCCTACCGCGATGCGCCAGCGGGCCTGCGCATCTGGTGTGGTGCCACGGTCGAGAAAAGCGATCTGGACGCGCTGATGCCATGGCTGGACTGGGCCTATCACACCGAACGCGCCGCGCTGACTGCGCCTGCATAA
- a CDS encoding phosphopantothenoylcysteine decarboxylase, whose amino-acid sequence MTLFDWDFSAPTPSDMGDHDVPPASTRLAGKRVALLVTGGIAAMKTPQIARGLRRHGADVVAFVSADALRYVAREALEWACLGQVVDGLTWRAEHLSDDAPFDAYLVAPATHNTIAKMAAGIGDTLVTSALISALGRMEQGRTSILVAPTMHGSMHNSQLVENSRKLAAQGVQFIAPRNAYGKHNLPDTAVICTAVGRALSTSALRGKRIMVTAGPTPVPIDGVRRIVNRFRGRLGADIAEELTWRGADAELLLGDGAWRPSAPMKLTIARTYDEYRDMVLERVGQGLFAGVFSAGVADYRPKQVVDGKIVSGADEYPLMLAPTEKVIDLAMAAGPQMHTVAFKYLEKVTEDELIRVASKRLDRAGLVVATRGEDTRGREQRALMVRTGSVTPVNGKAQIASAIADYLEALVGPQPQQMAAE is encoded by the coding sequence ATGACATTGTTTGACTGGGACTTTTCGGCCCCCACACCCAGCGATATGGGCGACCATGACGTGCCGCCCGCATCGACACGGCTGGCGGGCAAGCGGGTCGCGTTGTTGGTCACTGGCGGGATCGCGGCCATGAAAACCCCGCAAATTGCGCGCGGGCTGCGCCGCCACGGGGCCGATGTGGTGGCGTTCGTCAGTGCAGATGCGTTGCGCTATGTCGCGCGTGAAGCGCTGGAATGGGCCTGTCTGGGGCAGGTTGTGGACGGGCTGACATGGCGCGCAGAGCACTTGTCGGATGATGCGCCCTTTGATGCGTATCTGGTGGCACCTGCCACGCATAACACCATTGCCAAGATGGCCGCAGGCATTGGCGACACGCTGGTGACATCGGCGCTGATTTCGGCGCTGGGCCGGATGGAACAGGGGCGCACCAGCATTCTGGTCGCACCCACGATGCACGGGTCCATGCATAACAGCCAGCTTGTGGAAAATTCCCGCAAACTGGCCGCGCAAGGCGTGCAGTTCATTGCCCCGCGCAATGCCTATGGCAAGCATAACCTGCCCGATACGGCAGTGATATGCACCGCAGTGGGGCGCGCATTGTCGACATCTGCGCTGCGTGGCAAGCGTATCATGGTGACGGCAGGGCCAACGCCAGTGCCCATCGACGGGGTGCGCCGTATTGTGAACCGCTTCCGTGGCCGTCTGGGCGCGGATATTGCCGAAGAACTGACATGGCGCGGCGCAGATGCGGAATTGCTGCTGGGGGACGGGGCGTGGCGGCCATCGGCGCCTATGAAGCTGACGATTGCGCGCACCTATGACGAGTATCGCGATATGGTGCTGGAGCGTGTGGGACAGGGGCTGTTCGCCGGGGTGTTTTCCGCCGGTGTCGCGGATTACCGGCCCAAACAGGTTGTGGATGGCAAGATCGTATCGGGGGCAGATGAATACCCGCTGATGCTGGCACCCACCGAAAAGGTGATTGATCTGGCGATGGCAGCAGGCCCGCAGATGCATACAGTGGCGTTCAAATATCTGGAGAAAGTCACCGAGGATGAATTGATCCGCGTGGCGTCCAAGCGGCTGGACCGTGCGGGCCTTGTGGTGGCCACACGCGGCGAAGACACGCGCGGGCGCGAACAACGTGCGCTGATGGTGCGCACAGGCAGCGTGACGCCGGTGAACGGCAAGGCACAGATCGCAAGCGCAATCGCGGATTATCTGGAGGCGCTGGTGGGCCCGCAGCCGCAACAGATGGCGGCTGAATAG
- the htpX gene encoding zinc metalloprotease HtpX, with the protein MTGYLKTTMLMAAMTALFMGVGYAIGGGAGLLIALAVAAGMNAFAYWNSDKAVLRMHNAQECNSQVHPDLQRLVHKLADDAGMPQPRVYVIDQDQPNAFATGRNPENAAVAATTGLLQRMSRDEIAAVMAHELAHIRNYDTLIMTVTATFAGAISMLANFALFFRGGRNQGAGGAIAMIAVMILAPLAAAVVQMAISRSREYEADRVGAEICGNPLWLASALEKIQGFASRIDYDRAEQNPQTAHMFIINPLHVHKRDKLFSTHPNTENRIAALVQLAQENGITQAAPQPRAGNPWG; encoded by the coding sequence ATGACAGGTTATCTAAAGACCACCATGCTGATGGCAGCCATGACCGCGCTGTTCATGGGTGTGGGCTATGCGATTGGCGGCGGCGCGGGTTTGCTGATCGCGCTGGCGGTGGCGGCAGGTATGAATGCCTTTGCCTATTGGAATTCGGACAAGGCCGTTTTGCGGATGCACAACGCGCAGGAATGCAACAGCCAGGTCCACCCTGATTTGCAACGTCTGGTTCACAAGCTGGCCGATGATGCCGGAATGCCCCAGCCGCGCGTCTATGTCATCGATCAGGACCAGCCAAACGCGTTTGCCACAGGGCGCAACCCCGAAAACGCCGCTGTGGCTGCCACTACAGGGCTGTTGCAGCGTATGTCGCGCGACGAGATTGCCGCCGTGATGGCGCATGAACTTGCGCATATTCGCAATTATGACACCTTGATCATGACGGTCACCGCAACCTTTGCAGGGGCCATTTCCATGTTGGCCAATTTCGCGCTGTTCTTTCGCGGCGGGCGCAATCAGGGTGCAGGTGGTGCGATTGCCATGATTGCGGTTATGATTCTGGCGCCGCTGGCGGCCGCAGTGGTGCAGATGGCGATTTCGCGCTCGCGCGAATACGAGGCAGACCGCGTGGGCGCGGAAATTTGCGGCAATCCGCTATGGCTGGCATCGGCACTGGAAAAGATACAGGGCTTTGCATCGCGCATCGATTATGACCGCGCCGAACAGAACCCGCAGACCGCGCATATGTTCATCATCAACCCGTTGCATGTGCATAAGCGTGACAAGCTGTTTTCGACCCACCCGAATACCGAAAACCGCATTGCAGCGCTTGTGCAACTGGCACAGGAAAACGGCATAACACAAGCCGCGCCCCAGCCGCGTGCGGGCAATCCATGGGGCTGA